The Prochlorococcus sp. MIT 1300 genome has a window encoding:
- a CDS encoding 3'(2'),5'-bisphosphate nucleotidase CysQ family protein → MMSIEPCFPKGVDLEVLLTKLRFLSWGASAILRAYARGQKPPYGFPEALDIQNGGEGPVSAADLAVNKWLIDGLQENFPHANWTLLSEETAKEQLKEGEPIAAEWLWILDPLDGTRDFLQGTGQYAVHLGLVHNNQPLLGVVLLPELEELWLGVVGVGAWCEDITGNRSSVMFSQRRKLRDLIIVSSRNHRDFRLEKLIEKLDLGGTKSIGSVGCKIATILRGEADLYLSLSGKSAPKDWDMAAPEALLRAAGGAFTHVDLAPLEYNTGDVRQSGCLLASHGLNHTEICQLILREIQLIDPDFSV, encoded by the coding sequence TAGATCTAGAAGTTTTATTGACCAAACTTAGGTTTCTGAGTTGGGGGGCTTCAGCGATCTTAAGGGCTTACGCCAGAGGGCAGAAGCCACCATATGGCTTTCCTGAAGCGCTTGATATTCAAAATGGGGGGGAAGGACCTGTTTCTGCAGCAGATCTTGCAGTAAATAAATGGTTAATAGATGGCTTGCAAGAAAACTTTCCCCACGCAAATTGGACTCTACTGAGTGAGGAAACTGCAAAAGAGCAACTAAAAGAGGGGGAACCTATTGCAGCTGAATGGCTCTGGATTTTGGACCCTTTAGATGGAACCAGGGACTTTTTACAAGGGACGGGGCAATATGCGGTTCATCTAGGACTGGTGCATAACAATCAACCTCTATTAGGAGTAGTTTTGCTCCCAGAGCTAGAGGAATTATGGTTAGGAGTTGTTGGAGTTGGTGCATGGTGTGAGGACATAACAGGTAATCGCAGTTCTGTGATGTTTAGTCAAAGGCGAAAGTTAAGAGATTTGATTATTGTTTCTAGTCGGAATCATCGTGATTTTCGCCTGGAAAAATTGATTGAGAAGCTTGACTTGGGTGGTACTAAATCAATTGGAAGTGTTGGCTGTAAGATCGCTACTATTTTAAGAGGTGAGGCGGATTTATATTTATCTCTTTCTGGAAAGAGTGCCCCAAAAGATTGGGATATGGCTGCTCCTGAAGCACTCTTAAGGGCCGCCGGAGGGGCTTTTACACATGTTGATTTAGCACCTTTGGAATACAACACAGGGGATGTTCGACAATCTGGCTGCTTATTAGCAAGCCATGGATTAAATCACACTGAAATATGTCAATTAATTCTAAGAGAGATTCAACTTATAGATCCTGATTTTTCAGTTTAA
- a CDS encoding polyribonucleotide nucleotidyltransferase, with protein MQGQTETISFDGREIRLTTGRYAPQAGGSVMVECGDTAVLVTATQSGGREGIDFLPLICDYEERLYAAGRIPGSFMRREGRPPERGTLTARLIDRPMRPLFPSWMRDDIQIVATCLSLDERVPADVLAVTGASMATLLAGIPFQGPMAAVRVGLLGDDFVLNPSYREIERGDLDLVVAGTPDGVVMVEAGANQLSEQDVIEAIDFGYEAVCELIKAQQAILKSSGVEQLKPEEPNEEETLPNYLEKNCSKSIGEVLKQFEQTKAERDEKLDAIKNEITETIESLKEDHAVRKAIAKNSKLLANSFKALTKKLMREQILKEGKRVDGRQLDEVRKIDAAAGVLPRRVHGSGLFQRGLTQVLSTATLGTPSDAQEMDDLNPNTEKTYLHHYNFPPFSVGETRPMRSPGRREIGHGALAERAIIPVLPAKDTFPYVLRVVSEVLSSNGSTSMGSVCGSTLALMDAGVPLKAPVSGAAMGLIKEGDEVKILTDIQGIEDFLGDMDFKVAGTEKGITALQMDMKITGLSVEIIADSINQARPARLHILEKMLEAIDTPRETLSPHAPRLLSFRIDPELIGTVIGPGGRTIKGITERTNTKIDIEDGGIVTIASHDGAAAEEAQRIIEGLTRKVNEGEVFTGSITRIIPIGAFVEILPGKEGMIHISQLSEARVEKVEDVVKVGDEVTVRVREIDNRGRINLTLRGVPQHGEDSHPEPTPTPVAPLN; from the coding sequence GTGCAAGGGCAGACAGAGACGATCTCCTTTGATGGACGAGAGATAAGACTGACCACTGGGCGATATGCGCCACAAGCAGGAGGTTCAGTCATGGTGGAATGCGGAGATACCGCAGTCCTCGTGACGGCAACTCAATCAGGAGGGCGAGAGGGTATCGACTTCCTTCCTCTCATCTGTGATTACGAAGAGCGTTTATATGCCGCTGGTCGTATTCCCGGCAGCTTCATGCGTAGGGAAGGACGTCCACCTGAGCGAGGGACTCTTACAGCAAGGCTAATTGATAGGCCTATGCGCCCTCTCTTCCCTAGTTGGATGAGAGACGACATACAAATAGTCGCTACATGCCTTTCACTTGACGAGCGTGTTCCAGCAGATGTACTCGCCGTAACTGGCGCATCTATGGCAACCCTCTTAGCTGGCATACCTTTCCAAGGCCCTATGGCAGCCGTTCGAGTCGGCTTACTAGGAGATGATTTCGTCCTAAACCCCAGCTACCGAGAAATTGAGAGAGGTGATCTAGACCTAGTGGTTGCGGGGACTCCCGACGGTGTAGTCATGGTTGAAGCTGGTGCAAACCAACTTTCTGAACAAGACGTGATTGAAGCAATTGACTTTGGCTATGAAGCTGTTTGCGAACTTATAAAAGCTCAACAGGCGATCCTTAAGTCCTCAGGTGTCGAACAATTAAAGCCAGAAGAGCCTAATGAAGAAGAAACTCTCCCAAATTACTTAGAGAAAAATTGCAGTAAATCCATCGGAGAAGTCTTAAAACAATTTGAACAAACAAAAGCCGAGCGGGATGAAAAATTAGATGCAATTAAAAACGAAATAACAGAAACAATTGAATCTTTGAAAGAAGATCATGCTGTGAGGAAGGCAATTGCTAAAAACTCAAAGCTCCTCGCGAATAGTTTTAAAGCTTTGACTAAAAAGTTAATGCGTGAACAAATACTCAAAGAGGGTAAAAGAGTAGACGGACGACAACTTGATGAAGTTAGAAAAATCGATGCTGCAGCTGGGGTCTTGCCTCGACGAGTACATGGCTCCGGCCTTTTTCAACGTGGTCTTACCCAAGTTCTATCAACAGCCACTTTGGGCACCCCAAGTGATGCGCAAGAAATGGATGATTTAAACCCCAATACGGAAAAGACTTATCTACATCATTACAATTTCCCTCCATTTTCAGTAGGGGAAACTCGTCCAATGAGATCTCCTGGGCGCCGAGAGATAGGTCATGGAGCTCTAGCGGAGAGGGCAATTATTCCTGTGCTTCCAGCAAAAGACACTTTCCCATATGTCTTAAGAGTTGTCAGTGAAGTTCTCAGTTCAAATGGCTCAACCTCAATGGGATCCGTATGTGGTAGCACCCTTGCACTTATGGATGCAGGTGTACCTCTTAAAGCCCCAGTAAGCGGAGCCGCAATGGGCTTAATAAAAGAAGGAGATGAAGTTAAAATCCTCACTGATATTCAAGGTATTGAAGACTTCCTTGGAGACATGGATTTCAAGGTCGCTGGAACGGAGAAAGGTATCACTGCACTACAAATGGATATGAAGATCACAGGTCTTTCTGTAGAAATAATTGCTGATTCAATTAATCAAGCCCGCCCTGCTCGACTCCATATTCTTGAAAAAATGCTTGAGGCAATAGATACTCCTCGCGAGACACTCTCCCCTCACGCTCCAAGGCTTCTAAGTTTCAGAATCGATCCGGAGCTTATTGGAACAGTAATTGGTCCAGGTGGCAGAACCATCAAAGGCATTACAGAACGAACCAATACAAAGATAGATATTGAGGATGGAGGAATTGTTACTATCGCCTCTCATGATGGGGCGGCAGCAGAGGAAGCTCAAAGGATCATCGAAGGTCTCACTCGAAAAGTTAATGAAGGAGAGGTATTTACTGGATCAATAACCCGAATTATTCCAATAGGAGCTTTTGTCGAAATTCTCCCAGGGAAAGAAGGAATGATTCATATCTCCCAACTTTCTGAAGCCCGTGTAGAAAAAGTTGAAGACGTTGTAAAGGTTGGGGATGAAGTAACCGTTCGTGTTAGAGAGATCGACAACCGTGGTCGTATCAATTTGACTTTAAGAGGGGTTCCACAACATGGTGAAGACTCACACCCAGAGCCAACTCCAACTCCAGTAGCACCTTTGAATTAG
- the rpsN gene encoding 30S ribosomal protein S14: MAKKSMIARDVKRKKLVERYAQKRSALMNAFNSARDPMERLEIHRKIQALPRNSAPSRVRNRCWATGKPRGVYRDFGLCRNQLRERAHKGELPGVVKSSW, translated from the coding sequence ATGGCCAAGAAGTCAATGATCGCTCGCGATGTGAAGCGAAAGAAGCTTGTCGAGCGCTACGCACAAAAGCGCAGTGCTCTCATGAATGCTTTTAATTCAGCGAGAGACCCTATGGAAAGATTGGAAATTCATCGAAAAATTCAGGCGCTACCAAGGAACAGTGCTCCCAGCCGAGTTAGAAATCGTTGCTGGGCCACAGGTAAGCCAAGAGGGGTTTATAGAGATTTTGGCCTCTGCCGTAACCAACTGCGCGAAAGAGCTCACAAAGGGGAATTGCCTGGTGTGGTCAAGTCAAGCTGGTAA
- the rseP gene encoding RIP metalloprotease RseP, giving the protein MNVLSSLAVLGLLILIHEAGHFLAATFQGIKVKGFSIGFGPALIKKELKGITFAIRALPLGGYVSFPEESSDNLISLDDPDLLQNRPIPQRALVISAGVLANLLLAWVVLFGQATFMGLPNQPDPGVLVVSVQSDQAAAAAGLAAGDRILSVEGKELGRGSDAVQMLVKEIKESPGITLELQRSRGSEESRLRITPTKNQGKGKIGAQLQPNVTGTMRAANGIGEIISHSDTQFLDLLFRTVQGYKGLLTDFNSTAQQLSGPVKIVEIGAQLSEQGSSGLVLFAALISINLAVLNALPLPLLDGGQLVLLIAEAIRGKPVPENLQMAFTQSGFLLLVGLSVVLIIRDTSQLSMVQQLMGH; this is encoded by the coding sequence ATGAACGTTCTGTCATCACTAGCAGTTTTAGGATTACTAATCCTGATCCATGAAGCAGGCCATTTTCTAGCGGCTACTTTCCAAGGGATCAAAGTGAAAGGGTTTTCTATTGGGTTTGGCCCAGCATTAATAAAAAAAGAATTAAAAGGAATTACTTTCGCAATAAGGGCACTCCCACTTGGCGGATACGTATCTTTCCCGGAAGAATCTAGCGACAATTTAATTTCTTTAGATGACCCTGACCTTCTTCAAAACCGTCCAATTCCGCAAAGAGCCCTTGTTATTTCTGCTGGGGTACTTGCAAATCTTCTACTTGCTTGGGTAGTCCTCTTTGGGCAAGCAACCTTTATGGGATTGCCCAACCAACCCGACCCTGGGGTATTGGTCGTATCAGTTCAAAGCGATCAAGCAGCAGCAGCGGCAGGTCTAGCAGCTGGAGACAGGATCTTGAGCGTGGAAGGGAAAGAACTTGGCAGGGGTTCTGACGCTGTTCAAATGCTTGTAAAAGAAATCAAAGAATCTCCGGGAATCACTCTTGAGCTCCAGCGCAGCAGAGGGAGCGAGGAAAGTCGTCTCAGAATTACCCCTACCAAAAACCAAGGGAAAGGGAAAATAGGGGCCCAATTACAACCGAACGTAACCGGCACAATGAGAGCGGCCAATGGTATCGGAGAAATCATCAGCCACTCTGACACTCAGTTCTTAGATTTACTTTTTAGGACTGTTCAAGGATATAAAGGCCTTTTAACTGACTTCAATTCAACAGCCCAACAACTTAGTGGACCAGTCAAAATCGTAGAAATTGGTGCCCAGCTTTCTGAACAAGGCAGTTCTGGCTTGGTGCTTTTTGCAGCTTTGATTTCAATTAATTTGGCTGTATTAAATGCACTCCCTCTGCCTCTTCTTGATGGTGGACAGTTAGTTCTCCTTATAGCTGAAGCTATCAGAGGTAAGCCAGTTCCTGAAAACCTTCAAATGGCATTTACTCAATCGGGTTTTCTTCTTCTTGTAGGCCTAAGCGTTGTGCTAATCATTCGCGACACCAGTCAACTCTCAATGGTTCAACAGCTTATGGGTCATTAA
- the serS gene encoding serine--tRNA ligase: protein MLDQRLVRDNPNLISEQLGRRGIKVDLGPLQSIANKQKNLEEKRSSLQADGNRVGKEVGQLIQNGAEPTSKAVSDLRQKGNKIKQEVALIEEEEKKVSSILRDELLTFPNLPLPECPDGKDERDNIEIKKWGDPRIEENLYQHWDIAEKLGLLDTERSVRIAQSRFVTLIDQGARLERALINFMLDLHSSNGYKEVLPPVLVNTKSLTGSGQLPKFAEESFKCAEDDLWLTPTAEVPVTSLHRDEIIPINKLPLKYVAYSPCFRREAGSYGRDTRGLIRLHQFNKVELYWFVTAENSQEAHKQITADAESVLQALELPYRVLELCTGDLGFAASRTFDLEVWLPGAKAYREISSCSICGDFQARRSSIRTKQGKSTQLVHTLNGSGLAVGRTMAALLENGQQPDGTVLLPSALIPYFGSNAIHPI, encoded by the coding sequence GTGCTTGACCAGCGCCTAGTGCGTGACAATCCCAATCTGATTTCCGAACAGCTTGGAAGAAGAGGAATCAAGGTAGACCTAGGTCCCCTTCAGTCAATCGCCAATAAACAAAAAAACCTCGAAGAAAAGAGAAGCAGTCTTCAAGCTGATGGGAACCGTGTTGGCAAAGAAGTTGGCCAACTAATTCAAAATGGAGCGGAACCAACCTCCAAAGCGGTGAGTGATCTCCGCCAAAAAGGGAACAAAATCAAACAAGAAGTTGCCTTAATAGAAGAAGAAGAGAAGAAAGTCTCTTCGATACTTCGTGATGAGCTTCTTACCTTTCCCAATTTGCCATTGCCAGAATGCCCAGATGGGAAAGATGAGCGTGACAATATTGAAATCAAGAAATGGGGAGACCCTCGAATTGAAGAAAACCTATATCAGCATTGGGACATAGCCGAAAAGCTCGGTCTATTAGACACTGAAAGATCAGTACGAATTGCCCAAAGCCGTTTTGTAACACTGATTGATCAAGGGGCTCGCCTCGAAAGAGCACTAATCAATTTCATGCTCGATCTACATAGTTCTAATGGATATAAAGAAGTACTCCCTCCTGTATTAGTCAATACAAAAAGTCTTACAGGTTCTGGCCAACTCCCAAAATTTGCAGAGGAAAGCTTTAAATGTGCTGAAGATGACCTATGGCTAACACCTACAGCAGAGGTACCTGTTACTTCTCTCCATAGGGATGAAATTATCCCCATCAATAAGCTGCCATTGAAATATGTCGCATACTCTCCTTGCTTTAGAAGAGAAGCAGGAAGCTATGGCAGAGATACCAGAGGGCTTATAAGACTTCATCAATTCAACAAGGTTGAGCTCTATTGGTTTGTTACAGCTGAAAATTCCCAGGAAGCTCACAAACAAATCACAGCTGATGCAGAATCAGTTCTTCAGGCACTAGAACTTCCTTACAGAGTTTTAGAACTATGCACAGGAGATTTAGGCTTTGCAGCGTCTAGGACTTTTGACCTCGAAGTATGGCTACCTGGAGCCAAGGCTTATAGAGAGATTTCCAGTTGCAGTATCTGTGGTGATTTTCAAGCAAGACGTTCTTCAATACGCACAAAACAAGGCAAAAGCACCCAGCTAGTTCATACCCTCAATGGCAGTGGACTTGCAGTAGGCCGCACAATGGCTGCACTCCTAGAGAATGGTCAGCAACCCGACGGGACTGTTCTCTTACCAAGTGCACTAATTCCATACTTTGGATCAAATGCAATTCATCCGATATGA
- a CDS encoding AAA family ATPase — translation MKVWEDHLDLLVRARTPLIWIRSSEEERVEVLLKRAAERLQPRRLASWDYIEGLQGILNSEGTGSRQPMAVLEWLKNLEATNPTILLVKDFHRFCEDPGISRMLRNLSIHLRKLPHTVVLCSGHWNPPVDLEEALTILDLPLPQEPEIRTLLSNIALQTDSSIEKDVLEELTHACSGLSEIRVRQVAARALAQRGQIGLEDLAEVLEEKRQTVARSEVLEYCVTNATPADIGGLDALKNWLDQRHQAFSNEARIFGLPLPRGVLLVGPQGTGKSLTAKAIAHSWSMPLLRLDVGRLFAGLVGASEARTRETIQRAEAMAPCVLWIDEIDKGFGGDARSDGGTSQRVLANVLTWMAEKTSAVFVVATANGVERLPAELLRKGRFDEIFMLDLPRKEERFSILTLHIDQRRPGLNIPLDAVVDRTEGFSGAELEQAVIEAMHFAFAERRELEESDLILAASQLIPLSRTAKEQLDSLKQWAAGGRARPASVMLSKLTNPN, via the coding sequence ATGAAAGTCTGGGAAGACCATCTAGACCTTTTAGTCAGAGCAAGGACTCCTCTAATCTGGATTCGCAGTAGTGAAGAAGAAAGAGTTGAGGTCTTATTAAAAAGAGCTGCTGAAAGGCTTCAGCCTAGACGACTAGCAAGTTGGGACTACATTGAAGGATTACAAGGAATTTTAAATTCTGAAGGCACAGGATCTCGCCAACCTATGGCGGTACTTGAATGGTTAAAAAACCTAGAAGCGACAAACCCAACGATCTTACTTGTAAAAGATTTTCACCGTTTTTGTGAAGATCCTGGGATTTCCAGAATGCTTAGGAACTTATCGATACATCTACGTAAACTTCCTCATACTGTGGTGCTCTGTTCAGGGCACTGGAATCCTCCTGTAGACCTTGAAGAAGCACTGACCATTCTTGACCTGCCTCTACCTCAAGAGCCAGAAATAAGAACTCTTCTTTCAAATATTGCCCTACAAACTGACTCCTCTATCGAAAAAGATGTTTTAGAGGAGTTAACTCATGCCTGCAGTGGTCTGAGTGAAATACGAGTTAGACAAGTAGCAGCTCGTGCATTAGCACAAAGAGGCCAAATAGGCCTGGAAGACCTTGCTGAAGTGCTTGAAGAAAAAAGACAAACTGTTGCACGAAGTGAAGTACTCGAATACTGCGTAACCAATGCAACTCCTGCTGATATAGGAGGCCTAGATGCTCTTAAAAACTGGCTAGACCAAAGGCATCAGGCATTCTCAAATGAAGCAAGAATCTTTGGCCTACCACTGCCAAGAGGCGTTTTATTAGTCGGACCCCAAGGGACAGGGAAATCTCTTACGGCCAAGGCAATTGCCCACAGCTGGTCAATGCCATTACTTCGACTCGATGTAGGCCGTCTTTTTGCTGGGCTTGTGGGGGCGAGTGAGGCCAGGACACGCGAGACCATCCAACGTGCAGAAGCAATGGCGCCATGCGTACTTTGGATCGACGAGATAGACAAAGGTTTTGGAGGCGATGCCCGAAGTGATGGAGGGACTAGTCAACGAGTCCTCGCCAATGTCCTTACTTGGATGGCTGAAAAGACCTCTGCAGTCTTTGTAGTTGCAACTGCTAATGGAGTGGAAAGACTCCCTGCTGAGTTGTTGCGCAAAGGTCGATTTGACGAGATTTTCATGCTTGACCTTCCTCGCAAAGAAGAAAGGTTCAGCATTTTGACTCTGCATATAGACCAAAGGCGACCAGGCCTAAACATTCCACTTGATGCTGTAGTTGATCGCACCGAAGGTTTCTCTGGTGCAGAACTAGAACAAGCTGTTATAGAAGCGATGCACTTTGCCTTCGCAGAAAGGCGTGAACTTGAAGAAAGTGACCTTATTCTTGCTGCTTCACAGTTAATTCCTCTGTCAAGAACAGCTAAAGAGCAACTAGATTCACTCAAACAATGGGCTGCAGGTGGTCGAGCAAGGCCAGCCTCTGTGATGTTGAGCAAACTAACTAATCCAAACTAA
- a CDS encoding DUF177 domain-containing protein — MENDKELKPISIKELESFNTPKVWEVECFLHSFNSLWPITGWVSVEHLSESIIVKSELQTLIELCCDRCSQQFEHKLFCNTEELIRISTKNNKKSHYTQMESSHELAELNESLDSSSNFDPERWIFEHVNLELPISKHCGEKCPMHSHIEFTPKTTITNKTQPQKTNVKDSADPRLAILKKLQKNYLP, encoded by the coding sequence GTGGAAAATGATAAAGAGCTAAAACCAATTTCTATTAAGGAGTTGGAATCTTTTAACACTCCAAAGGTTTGGGAAGTTGAATGTTTTTTACATAGTTTCAACTCCCTATGGCCTATCACGGGATGGGTTAGTGTGGAACACCTATCTGAATCAATAATAGTTAAGTCTGAACTTCAAACATTAATTGAACTTTGTTGTGATAGATGCTCACAACAATTTGAACATAAACTATTTTGCAACACAGAAGAGTTGATACGCATATCAACTAAAAACAATAAAAAATCTCATTACACACAGATGGAAAGTTCTCATGAACTTGCCGAACTGAATGAATCGCTAGATAGTTCATCAAACTTCGATCCCGAAAGATGGATCTTTGAACATGTAAATTTAGAATTACCTATCTCAAAACATTGTGGCGAAAAATGTCCTATGCATTCCCATATTGAATTCACTCCAAAGACAACAATTACCAATAAAACTCAGCCCCAAAAAACCAATGTCAAAGACTCAGCAGATCCACGCCTTGCAATATTAAAAAAACTACAGAAAAATTATTTACCATGA
- the yidC gene encoding membrane protein insertase YidC, with product MIGYISDNLLIPILDFFYGLVPSYGLAIVALTIVIRLALFPLSAGSIRSARRMRIAQPVMQKRQAEIKTRYANNPQKQQEELGNLMKEFGSPLAGCLPLLVQMPILFALFATLRGSPFADVPYLVNLKILPSEQIAAIEPKPFTSPRHSIFVTETDHFPVVATLPGGTKLGTGDKVKINLQTLSGEKFGNLLNRFEDGSKFAAQWKVTKGEGIVNVTSDGTVQAISPGDATVEGKIPGIAARSGFLFIKALGQVGFYVDGAINWDIAILVGGFGLTLLISQTLSGQGMPANPQQSTANKITPIMITGMFLFFPLPAGVLLYMVIANIFQALQTFLLSREELPENLQKILNDQLNQQGKDPLPVTTLGTSERLPFEPKSGK from the coding sequence GTGATCGGATACATCTCCGACAACCTATTGATACCAATCCTAGACTTCTTCTATGGATTAGTTCCTAGCTATGGTCTTGCCATTGTTGCCCTCACCATAGTCATCCGCTTAGCCCTATTCCCTTTAAGCGCTGGCTCAATCAGAAGTGCTCGCCGAATGCGCATTGCACAACCTGTAATGCAAAAACGTCAAGCAGAGATAAAAACCAGATATGCAAACAATCCTCAAAAACAGCAAGAGGAGCTAGGCAACCTCATGAAGGAGTTCGGCAGTCCACTTGCAGGATGCCTCCCCCTCCTGGTGCAAATGCCAATATTGTTTGCCCTTTTTGCGACTCTAAGAGGATCACCTTTTGCTGACGTTCCATACCTCGTAAACCTAAAGATCCTTCCCTCAGAGCAAATTGCAGCTATTGAACCAAAACCCTTTACCAGTCCTAGGCACTCCATTTTCGTTACAGAGACAGATCACTTCCCTGTAGTTGCAACACTACCTGGCGGCACAAAACTAGGTACTGGAGACAAGGTAAAAATCAACTTACAAACTCTTTCTGGGGAAAAATTCGGAAATCTTCTAAACAGATTTGAAGACGGCTCCAAATTTGCAGCCCAATGGAAAGTTACTAAGGGAGAAGGGATTGTAAACGTTACTTCTGATGGCACCGTTCAAGCAATATCTCCAGGGGACGCAACTGTTGAAGGGAAAATTCCGGGGATAGCAGCAAGAAGTGGATTCCTATTCATTAAAGCTCTTGGCCAGGTTGGCTTCTACGTTGACGGTGCAATTAACTGGGATATCGCGATACTTGTTGGGGGGTTTGGATTAACTCTTTTGATATCCCAAACCCTTTCAGGACAAGGGATGCCCGCCAACCCACAACAGTCAACTGCTAACAAAATTACCCCAATAATGATTACTGGGATGTTTCTTTTCTTCCCACTACCTGCAGGGGTTCTGCTTTATATGGTGATAGCAAATATATTCCAAGCCCTTCAGACGTTTTTACTCAGCCGTGAAGAACTTCCAGAGAACCTTCAAAAGATCCTGAATGATCAACTAAACCAACAAGGCAAAGACCCTTTACCAGTAACGACACTAGGCACCTCTGAGAGACTTCCATTTGAACCAAAAAGTGGAAAATGA
- a CDS encoding PH domain-containing protein yields the protein MTTIAEKVFYEGGPAKGDLYLNLLAGLTLIGLPFTFGALVRALWLRFRITNRRVSVTGGWLGRNQTQVVYSKIKEVRSVPRGLGSWGDMVLILKDGAKIEMRSVPNFRETEKFILEQTENKRSVPSSKDVQGFAA from the coding sequence ATGACAACGATTGCAGAAAAAGTCTTTTATGAAGGAGGTCCAGCCAAAGGGGACCTCTATTTAAATCTCCTTGCTGGACTCACTCTTATAGGCCTCCCATTCACCTTTGGAGCCTTAGTCAGGGCATTGTGGCTTCGATTCCGAATCACCAATAGAAGGGTTTCTGTTACAGGTGGCTGGCTAGGCAGAAACCAAACACAAGTTGTTTATAGCAAGATCAAAGAAGTACGGTCTGTACCAAGAGGACTCGGGTCATGGGGTGACATGGTGCTAATTCTGAAAGATGGTGCAAAAATTGAAATGAGGTCTGTTCCTAACTTCAGGGAAACCGAGAAGTTTATTCTCGAACAAACCGAAAACAAGCGTTCCGTGCCTTCCAGCAAGGATGTTCAAGGCTTTGCTGCCTAG
- a CDS encoding ribonuclease P protein component: MVLPSSMRIKGHRCFGHLHRTGVKFHSHSMLLRVAKARPKIMKGTYRDSESKTCRCAVVISAKVSKKAVIRNRLRRLIHNHLRLRLESTPQKISSWALLTIKPSNMPKNIAPLLEECDKLLRDAGLIS; encoded by the coding sequence ATGGTCTTGCCATCCTCAATGCGAATTAAAGGGCATAGGTGTTTTGGGCACCTTCATAGAACTGGGGTCAAGTTCCATAGCCACTCAATGCTTCTGAGGGTTGCTAAAGCCAGACCCAAAATAATGAAAGGAACTTACAGAGATTCGGAATCTAAGACTTGCAGATGCGCTGTAGTAATAAGCGCGAAGGTAAGCAAAAAAGCAGTCATTCGAAACCGCCTTAGGAGGTTGATACATAATCACCTAAGGCTCAGGCTAGAAAGCACTCCTCAAAAAATCTCCTCTTGGGCTCTCCTAACGATAAAGCCCAGTAATATGCCCAAAAACATCGCACCTTTGCTAGAAGAATGCGACAAATTACTTCGTGACGCTGGCCTAATTTCATGA
- the rpmH gene encoding 50S ribosomal protein L34, with protein MTKRTLGGTSRKRKRVSGFRVRMRTHTGRRVIRTRRKRGRSRLAV; from the coding sequence ATGACAAAGAGAACCCTAGGGGGAACCAGTAGAAAGCGTAAGCGTGTCTCAGGTTTCCGTGTACGCATGCGAACTCATACTGGACGTAGAGTTATACGTACCAGACGCAAGCGTGGAAGGAGCCGATTAGCCGTCTAA
- a CDS encoding DUF2808 domain-containing protein: protein MLKHFPKLCSNKIAALGLVTGVACTGLIIDITKPNQVKAIPSLLEFRWDQNKDYRKLYYWQSSRRQRDRATYYLILKPQDRRTAILKLSITVPDYFDAKITPKKLKLCEVQLGGMTSRTKCIKNISATFEVNKTQTAIDVFPKKPIPSNGSYAVVMKIFNPTDSGMFQFNALAQAPGDVPMAGYLGSWSIDID, encoded by the coding sequence ATGCTGAAACACTTTCCAAAACTCTGCTCTAACAAAATCGCAGCATTGGGTCTCGTAACAGGGGTTGCATGCACTGGCTTAATAATTGATATAACCAAACCAAACCAAGTCAAAGCAATACCATCTTTGTTGGAGTTCAGATGGGATCAAAACAAAGACTATCGCAAGCTTTACTACTGGCAGAGTTCTAGGCGCCAAAGGGACCGTGCAACCTATTACTTAATTCTTAAGCCACAAGATCGTAGAACCGCAATTCTTAAGCTAAGCATTACTGTCCCTGATTATTTTGACGCGAAAATAACACCAAAAAAGCTAAAGCTATGTGAAGTACAACTTGGAGGCATGACCTCTCGCACTAAATGCATAAAAAATATTTCGGCAACGTTTGAGGTAAACAAAACGCAAACAGCAATAGATGTCTTCCCTAAAAAACCAATTCCATCTAATGGAAGCTATGCAGTCGTCATGAAGATCTTTAACCCTACGGATTCTGGGATGTTCCAATTCAATGCCTTAGCACAGGCCCCAGGCGATGTCCCCATGGCGGGCTATCTAGGTAGCTGGAGTATCGATATCGATTAA